One Effusibacillus lacus genomic region harbors:
- the ligD gene encoding non-homologous end-joining DNA ligase — MSDTLLAEFPVRVTNLDKPLWPEAGITKADYIQYMIEMSPHLVRHLQDRPLTVVRFPHGIHEKSFYQKNAPKDTPEWVQTFAVYSKDSDRDIHYILANNTATLIWLANQACIELHPWYTKIQAPDSPTNIAIDLDPSAPGFEKVRKVAFAVKAVLDDLGFPSYPKTSGATGLQIFIPLKQGFTFRQTRVITEFIGRYLASQYPDLATVERLVKDREDKVYVDYLQHAPNKTLVSPYSPRPVPDAKVSAPLTWEELAAGAVPEDFTIRTMLERVKKVGDLFAPMEQSGVDITGVLHFIENHPLRTANIKNSEWR; from the coding sequence ATGAGTGACACGCTTCTGGCGGAATTTCCGGTCAGGGTGACCAATCTGGACAAACCCCTCTGGCCGGAAGCGGGCATTACAAAGGCTGATTACATCCAATACATGATTGAGATGTCTCCTCATTTGGTCCGGCACCTGCAGGACAGACCCTTGACTGTGGTCCGTTTTCCCCATGGTATTCACGAAAAATCGTTTTATCAAAAGAACGCGCCGAAAGATACTCCCGAATGGGTTCAAACCTTCGCCGTTTATTCAAAGGATAGTGATCGGGACATCCATTACATTCTTGCCAACAATACCGCCACACTGATTTGGCTTGCAAACCAGGCCTGCATTGAACTTCATCCATGGTACACAAAGATACAGGCCCCCGATTCGCCAACCAATATTGCGATTGATTTGGATCCGTCAGCACCCGGATTTGAAAAAGTTCGCAAGGTGGCATTTGCTGTCAAAGCAGTTCTCGATGATTTGGGTTTTCCCAGTTACCCCAAAACTTCCGGAGCTACGGGCCTGCAGATTTTTATTCCGTTAAAACAAGGTTTTACCTTCCGGCAAACAAGGGTAATTACAGAATTTATCGGACGCTACCTGGCTTCTCAATATCCGGATCTTGCAACTGTGGAACGGTTGGTGAAAGACAGGGAGGATAAAGTATATGTGGATTACCTCCAGCACGCTCCAAACAAAACCCTGGTCAGTCCCTATTCGCCAAGGCCTGTTCCCGACGCCAAGGTGTCAGCGCCATTGACCTGGGAAGAACTTGCAGCAGGGGCGGTTCCCGAAGATTTTACAATCCGGACAATGCTTGAACGTGTGAAGAAGGTAGGGGATCTGTTTGCTCCCATGGAACAATCGGGGGTCGACATTACCGGGGTCCTACATTTCATTGAAAATCACCCATTAAGAACAGCGAACATTAAGAACAGCGAATGGCGGTAG
- the mtnP gene encoding S-methyl-5'-thioadenosine phosphorylase, which yields MGLEAEFAIIGGTGVYDPGLLDAPAFHRIETAYGEAHVTIGQYAGRQVAFLARHGKGHAVPPHKVNYRANIDALKQLGVQQVLATAAVGSIRKEFIPGSLVLVSDFIDMTKSRVSTFHEGQDGVVHIDMTDPYCGRLRRKISQLAKDEGVALVDDGIYVCTEGPRFETAAEIRMYSQLGGDVVGMTSVPEVILAKEAELCYATVAIVTNYCTGISDTVLTHREVMDEMKANIEKVRKLFFKVIEAGTGERTCQCPHALAELGSL from the coding sequence ATGGGGTTGGAGGCAGAATTTGCCATAATTGGGGGCACGGGTGTTTACGATCCGGGGTTACTGGACGCACCTGCGTTCCATAGAATTGAAACGGCTTATGGAGAGGCACACGTAACCATCGGGCAGTATGCCGGAAGGCAGGTTGCTTTTTTGGCACGGCACGGGAAAGGGCATGCGGTTCCTCCTCACAAAGTGAATTACAGGGCAAACATTGATGCTCTTAAGCAGCTGGGGGTACAACAGGTACTGGCAACTGCTGCCGTAGGGTCCATCAGAAAAGAATTTATACCCGGAAGTTTGGTTCTGGTGAGTGATTTCATTGATATGACCAAGTCTCGTGTTTCCACCTTTCATGAAGGGCAAGACGGCGTTGTCCATATTGACATGACAGACCCTTATTGCGGACGTCTAAGACGAAAAATTTCCCAGCTTGCCAAAGATGAAGGGGTAGCGCTTGTTGACGACGGGATTTATGTTTGTACCGAAGGGCCACGATTCGAAACAGCGGCTGAGATTCGAATGTATTCCCAGCTTGGCGGAGATGTGGTGGGCATGACATCCGTTCCGGAAGTTATACTTGCCAAGGAAGCGGAGCTGTGTTATGCAACAGTCGCGATTGTTACCAATTACTGCACAGGAATTTCCGATACCGTTTTGACTCACCGGGAAGTTATGGACGAGATGAAGGCCAATATCGAAAAGGTGCGAAAATTGTTCTTCAAGGTGATCGAAGCAGGAACCGGTGAGCGGACCTGTCAATGTCCGCATGCTTTGGCCGAATTGGGTTCATTGTAA
- a CDS encoding class II aldolase/adducin family protein, protein MQDRIGEIRDQLLLAAKEMYERGLVASVWGNLSARVPDTGLIVVTPSGMDYRTLRAEDLVVVDLETGQVTEGKRKPTSELHMHLAILRARADVNGVMHTHSVYASACSAAHREIPPIVEDLAQVVGGSVSVARYALPGTPELGAAAVKALNKKGAVLLANHGVVGVGHDIMEALRVCTIVEKGAQIYVIAKMIGTPVLLSHEDVEYLRSTYKDHYGQNK, encoded by the coding sequence ATGCAAGACAGGATTGGAGAGATTCGCGACCAGCTTCTGCTGGCCGCCAAAGAAATGTATGAGAGAGGGCTTGTCGCTTCCGTTTGGGGGAATCTTTCCGCCCGGGTGCCTGATACCGGATTGATTGTGGTGACACCAAGCGGAATGGATTACCGCACTCTGCGTGCGGAGGATCTGGTGGTGGTGGATCTGGAAACGGGTCAGGTGACAGAAGGAAAACGGAAGCCGACATCCGAACTGCACATGCATCTGGCAATACTTAGGGCAAGGGCGGATGTCAACGGAGTGATGCATACACACAGTGTTTATGCATCCGCTTGTTCTGCAGCTCACCGAGAGATTCCCCCCATAGTGGAGGATCTGGCCCAGGTGGTTGGAGGATCCGTTTCTGTAGCCCGTTATGCTCTGCCGGGTACTCCCGAGTTGGGAGCGGCAGCGGTCAAGGCCCTGAACAAAAAAGGGGCGGTCCTGTTGGCCAACCACGGTGTGGTGGGCGTAGGGCACGATATTATGGAAGCATTGCGAGTCTGCACGATTGTGGAGAAAGGAGCCCAGATCTATGTCATCGCAAAAATGATCGGTACCCCGGTTCTATTGTCCCATGAGGATGTAGAGTACCTGCGGAGTACCTATAAAGACCATTATGGGCAGAATAAATAG
- a CDS encoding redox-sensing transcriptional repressor Rex: protein MKTPKISEAVIRRLPVYLRYLHHLRDMNVTTVSSHELGQHLDMNPAQIRKDLAYFGEFGRKGIGYDVQYLIEKIKQILKLDRRLNVALVGAGNLGTALSNYNRYTNEKLKIVAIFDASQHKVGTKVGSLEVLPIEMLPKTVKELDIKMGIITVPATEAQKVADQMVQAGIKGILNFAPVILRVPLDVPIRNADVTTELESLAYYVD, encoded by the coding sequence ATGAAAACTCCCAAAATTTCTGAAGCCGTGATCCGGCGCCTCCCTGTTTATTTGCGTTACCTTCATCATTTGAGGGATATGAACGTTACAACCGTATCTTCCCATGAACTGGGTCAGCATTTGGACATGAATCCGGCTCAGATCCGGAAGGATCTGGCGTATTTCGGCGAGTTCGGACGCAAGGGGATAGGGTATGACGTTCAATATCTCATAGAAAAGATCAAACAGATTCTGAAATTGGACAGGCGTCTCAATGTGGCTCTGGTGGGAGCAGGGAATCTGGGAACGGCCCTGTCTAATTACAACCGTTATACAAATGAGAAATTGAAGATCGTAGCCATTTTTGATGCATCCCAGCACAAAGTCGGAACCAAGGTCGGGTCGCTGGAAGTGCTTCCAATTGAGATGCTCCCAAAGACAGTCAAGGAACTGGATATCAAAATGGGTATCATAACGGTTCCCGCGACAGAAGCCCAAAAAGTGGCCGACCAGATGGTGCAGGCGGGGATCAAAGGAATTCTTAACTTTGCTCCTGTCATCCTCCGGGTTCCCCTGGATGTCCCCATCCGCAATGCGGATGTGACAACTGAACTTGAATCCCTTGCCTACTATGTGGACTGA
- the mtnA gene encoding S-methyl-5-thioribose-1-phosphate isomerase, which produces MEPIKWNGKTLAVLDQLQLPETIEWVECSTVEEVAEAIEKMKVRGAPAIGATAAFGIAIGAREGANLDKKEFFPYMDAVCDRLAKTRPTAVNLFWAISRMRELIKHNSDLDVKQLAELITREAQTIAQEDVEMNKTMGQYGLRFIPDGARILTHCNTGALATAGYGTALGVIRAAHEANKNISVYADETRPYLQGARLTAFELQQDRIPVTVITDSMAGYLMRQGQVDLVIVGADRITANGDTANKIGTYSLAVLAKHHGIPFYVAAPTSTLDFSLETGDQIEIEQRSPEEVSIIGGKRMVPEGVPALHPAFDVTPHKLITAIITEKGVVESPDRDRMAVLNRKG; this is translated from the coding sequence GTGGAACCTATAAAATGGAACGGTAAGACCCTAGCGGTTCTGGACCAGCTTCAACTGCCGGAAACAATTGAATGGGTGGAATGCAGTACTGTCGAAGAGGTGGCGGAAGCCATTGAAAAGATGAAAGTTCGGGGCGCTCCCGCCATAGGTGCCACCGCCGCTTTCGGAATTGCAATTGGCGCCCGGGAGGGAGCAAATCTTGACAAGAAAGAATTTTTCCCCTACATGGATGCGGTTTGCGACAGGTTGGCCAAGACCCGTCCAACTGCAGTGAACCTGTTCTGGGCCATCAGCAGAATGAGGGAACTGATCAAACACAACTCCGATTTGGATGTCAAACAACTGGCTGAATTGATTACACGGGAAGCGCAAACCATTGCGCAAGAAGATGTGGAAATGAACAAGACGATGGGTCAGTACGGTTTGCGTTTTATTCCGGACGGTGCCAGGATCCTGACGCACTGTAATACCGGGGCGCTGGCCACAGCAGGGTACGGGACTGCTCTTGGCGTGATTCGGGCTGCCCATGAAGCAAACAAAAACATCTCTGTCTATGCAGATGAAACCAGGCCTTATTTGCAGGGTGCAAGGCTAACCGCTTTTGAACTTCAACAGGATCGTATCCCGGTAACGGTGATAACCGATTCCATGGCAGGTTACCTGATGCGGCAGGGCCAAGTGGATCTGGTTATCGTCGGTGCGGATCGGATTACCGCGAATGGAGACACAGCAAACAAGATTGGAACTTATTCGCTGGCCGTTCTGGCCAAACACCATGGAATTCCGTTTTATGTGGCAGCCCCCACTTCCACTCTGGATTTTTCCCTTGAGACCGGGGATCAAATTGAAATAGAACAACGGTCTCCGGAAGAGGTGTCCATTATCGGGGGAAAACGAATGGTTCCGGAGGGGGTGCCTGCTCTTCACCCTGCGTTTGATGTTACTCCTCACAAGTTAATAACAGCCATTATTACAGAAAAAGGGGTAGTGGAATCGCCTGACCGCGACCGGATGGCGGTTTTGAACCGGAAAGGGTAA
- the dinG gene encoding ATP-dependent DNA helicase DinG produces the protein MSVPYVVFDLETTGFNAGYDTIVEIGAVRIENGKIIDTFETFVAQDKPLPAFFVELTGITDEDVTKAPDLDIAVARFLQFADGADWVAHNALFDISFMNAALEQSGYLPYSGNYLDTLELSQILLPREPSYSLEALALNRGIAHGRPHRALSDALATAELLLQLIDKARNMPLLVLQQIEQLASMSDWSLRHFFRDLAQEPIQLMQTEIPDGCTVIHQLMHKPVQIPERNLEDREPIPFYPEMAAAILAQEGPLAAKFAGYEERPSQLQMVRAVAEALTEGRHLIVEAGTGTGKSLAYLVPAILHASATGEKVVVATHTINLQEQIKLRDLPLLHEIMGVLFEAAVVKGRNNYVCMRKVANGVNSQGMLGDNSERSFYARMLTWLLETEAGDREEINLPANQTEYWMRIASDSESCIAKKCPWFRNCYYFKNRTAADQSDVIITNHSLVFSDIKADHRVLPPYNHLIIDEAHHIEDEATKHLGEDAGYFQVNGALSRLARDNRQGLLTQLRTVIGLHARFAAMAGILDQMTEKVLEIRGHSEETFRLLHRFALDHSPQKGEGGRSILRIAKEHQELPVWNAVLSAFDNLQTETGILRSLMNKLETEASEFPDEEQVTGLVTDIGGQVQELDRRFMTMARFFRESDTRSNVLWIEADDKGVRPAVSLNLAPVNVGPLLKNSLFEKKDSVVLTSATITINQGFSYIIDRLGLRMAEEEGRLQTLQVDSPFDYKTQALLCIPTDVTPVKGVSEQEFVDSLCESLTTLARISNGRMLVLFTSHKMLRDAYTKIKPKLAEHNINIFAHGIDSSSRVRLVHEFKRDERAVLFGANSFWEGVDIPGDDLSCVVIVRLPFWPPNHPVAEARAEALEREGRNSFMDYSVPQAIVRFKQGFGRLIRSKKDVGAIVVYDRRLVDARYGKHFIRSLPGPWIYQGPEKEVLKVVYNWLKR, from the coding sequence ATGTCAGTTCCTTATGTGGTATTTGACCTGGAAACCACCGGCTTTAATGCCGGATACGATACAATTGTAGAAATTGGTGCGGTGCGAATTGAGAACGGAAAGATCATTGACACATTCGAAACGTTTGTGGCACAAGACAAGCCACTGCCAGCCTTTTTCGTTGAACTTACCGGCATTACCGATGAAGATGTGACAAAAGCACCTGACCTGGATATTGCGGTTGCCAGGTTTCTTCAGTTTGCAGACGGAGCTGACTGGGTGGCCCATAACGCCTTGTTTGACATCTCGTTCATGAATGCGGCACTGGAACAATCGGGTTATCTGCCTTATTCAGGCAATTATTTGGATACGCTGGAACTGAGCCAGATCCTGTTGCCGAGGGAACCATCTTATTCCCTGGAGGCGCTTGCTCTGAACAGGGGAATAGCACATGGCCGTCCGCACCGGGCTTTGTCGGATGCACTGGCAACGGCCGAACTTTTGCTGCAGCTCATTGATAAAGCAAGGAATATGCCGCTGTTGGTTCTGCAACAAATTGAACAGCTTGCCAGTATGTCAGATTGGTCATTGCGGCATTTCTTCCGTGATTTGGCTCAAGAACCGATACAACTGATGCAGACGGAAATCCCTGACGGCTGCACCGTAATACATCAATTGATGCACAAGCCTGTTCAAATTCCGGAACGAAATTTGGAAGACCGGGAGCCCATTCCCTTTTATCCGGAAATGGCCGCCGCCATCCTTGCGCAAGAGGGACCTCTGGCTGCCAAATTTGCAGGCTATGAAGAGAGACCCTCCCAACTGCAAATGGTTCGGGCAGTGGCGGAAGCGTTGACGGAGGGCCGCCATCTGATTGTGGAAGCGGGAACCGGGACGGGGAAATCCCTTGCCTATCTGGTTCCGGCTATATTGCATGCTTCCGCCACAGGCGAGAAAGTCGTCGTAGCCACCCACACCATTAACCTTCAGGAACAGATCAAGTTGCGCGACCTTCCCTTGCTGCACGAGATTATGGGGGTACTGTTTGAGGCGGCAGTCGTAAAAGGGCGCAACAATTATGTGTGCATGCGAAAAGTGGCCAATGGAGTGAATTCCCAAGGAATGTTGGGGGACAATTCCGAACGTTCCTTTTATGCGCGGATGCTAACATGGCTGCTTGAGACAGAAGCCGGCGACCGGGAAGAGATCAATTTGCCGGCTAACCAGACAGAATATTGGATGCGGATTGCCAGCGATTCTGAATCCTGCATAGCCAAGAAATGTCCATGGTTTCGAAACTGTTATTACTTTAAGAACAGGACTGCAGCTGACCAGTCTGATGTGATCATTACCAACCACTCCCTGGTATTTTCCGACATTAAAGCGGATCATCGAGTGCTGCCTCCCTACAATCATCTGATTATTGATGAGGCGCATCACATAGAAGATGAAGCGACGAAACATCTGGGGGAAGATGCCGGTTACTTTCAAGTGAATGGCGCTCTGAGCCGCTTGGCCAGAGACAACCGGCAAGGCTTGCTGACACAATTGCGAACGGTGATCGGTTTGCATGCCCGATTTGCTGCCATGGCCGGAATTCTGGATCAAATGACGGAGAAGGTTCTGGAAATCCGGGGACATTCCGAGGAAACATTCCGACTGCTGCACCGGTTTGCCCTTGATCATTCGCCGCAAAAAGGGGAAGGCGGCCGATCCATTCTGCGCATAGCCAAGGAACATCAGGAACTTCCTGTTTGGAATGCGGTCTTGAGCGCTTTTGACAACCTGCAGACTGAGACAGGCATTCTGCGCAGTCTTATGAACAAATTGGAGACGGAAGCATCCGAATTCCCCGATGAGGAGCAAGTGACAGGACTTGTTACAGATATTGGCGGACAGGTTCAGGAGCTTGACCGTCGGTTTATGACAATGGCCAGATTTTTCAGGGAATCGGATACACGATCCAACGTTCTGTGGATAGAAGCGGACGACAAGGGTGTCCGCCCCGCCGTCAGTCTAAATCTGGCGCCGGTGAATGTTGGTCCCCTGCTGAAGAACAGCCTGTTCGAGAAGAAAGACTCGGTTGTTCTCACCTCAGCCACTATTACAATCAATCAGGGTTTTTCCTACATTATAGACAGATTGGGTTTGCGGATGGCTGAGGAAGAGGGAAGACTTCAGACATTACAAGTGGATTCCCCTTTCGATTACAAGACACAGGCGTTGCTTTGCATTCCGACCGATGTAACCCCAGTCAAGGGGGTATCAGAACAGGAGTTTGTCGACTCCCTGTGCGAATCCCTGACCACTCTTGCCCGGATCTCCAACGGAAGAATGCTGGTTCTGTTCACTTCCCACAAGATGTTGAGGGATGCGTATACCAAGATCAAACCGAAACTGGCGGAACACAACATCAACATTTTTGCCCACGGTATCGATTCCTCGTCAAGGGTCCGACTGGTTCACGAATTCAAGCGGGATGAGAGAGCCGTGTTGTTTGGTGCCAATTCCTTTTGGGAAGGGGTGGATATTCCGGGAGACGACCTGTCCTGCGTGGTTATCGTCCGGTTGCCTTTCTGGCCTCCCAATCACCCGGTTGCGGAGGCAAGGGCGGAAGCATTGGAAAGGGAAGGACGGAATTCCTTTATGGATTATTCCGTTCCGCAGGCGATTGTTCGGTTCAAGCAAGGGTTCGGGCGATTGATCAGGTCAAAGAAAGATGTGGGTGCGATAGTCGTTTATGACCGGAGGTTGGTAGATGCGAGATATGGAAAACATTTCATTCGATCTCTGCCGGGACCATGGATTTATCAAGGCCCTGAAAAAGAAGTGCTGAAAGTGGTTTACAACTGGCTTAAGCGATGA
- a CDS encoding amidohydrolase, giving the protein MQQKILIENAAIVTMTEESWIENGYITISGNRIQEVGSGSYQGDRSFDKILDASGKVVMPGLVNAHGHAAMVLLRGYADDLPLMEWLQTKCWPIEDRMTEEDIHWGTQLAILEMLKTGTTCFTDMYFHMDGVAKAVESSGIRAVLSRGMIGFPPKADTAIAESRDFFNRWNCAANGRISVILGPHAPYTCPPDYLKRVAELSAELNVPIQIHLSETAGEVERCMEEHGCTPIRLMEQVGLFERPTLAAHCVHVTDEDLDIMARYNVHVAHNPDSNLKLGSGVAPAVKMLQKGLIVGLGTDGAASNNNLDMFEEMRQAAMLHKGVNLDPIAVSAYKALEMATKDGAKALFLEDRLGTVQSGALADLIMLDFNRPYYYPRHNVIAHLVYAGQSGDVTDVIVDGQLLVENRRVLTMDEERIYREVEAVCERLFK; this is encoded by the coding sequence GTGCAACAGAAGATTCTGATTGAGAATGCTGCGATTGTTACCATGACGGAGGAGTCGTGGATCGAAAACGGATACATAACAATTTCAGGGAACCGGATCCAGGAGGTAGGTTCCGGTTCGTATCAGGGAGACCGCTCTTTTGACAAGATCCTTGATGCTTCCGGTAAAGTGGTCATGCCGGGACTGGTCAACGCCCATGGACATGCGGCCATGGTCCTGCTCCGGGGATATGCGGATGACCTGCCGCTGATGGAATGGCTGCAAACCAAGTGCTGGCCGATTGAAGACAGAATGACGGAAGAAGACATCCATTGGGGAACGCAGTTGGCCATTTTGGAGATGCTGAAAACGGGTACCACCTGTTTTACAGATATGTACTTCCATATGGACGGGGTGGCAAAGGCTGTCGAGAGTTCGGGAATCCGAGCGGTTCTGTCCCGCGGCATGATCGGGTTTCCGCCAAAGGCTGACACTGCAATAGCGGAGAGTCGGGACTTCTTCAATAGATGGAATTGTGCTGCAAACGGTCGAATCTCGGTCATCCTGGGTCCGCATGCTCCGTATACCTGTCCGCCTGATTACCTGAAACGGGTAGCAGAGTTATCAGCGGAATTAAATGTCCCTATCCAGATTCACCTGTCCGAAACTGCGGGGGAAGTGGAAAGATGCATGGAAGAGCACGGCTGCACACCCATCCGGTTGATGGAGCAAGTGGGGCTGTTTGAAAGGCCTACCCTGGCGGCACACTGTGTGCACGTTACTGACGAAGATTTGGACATCATGGCCCGTTACAATGTCCATGTTGCTCATAATCCGGACTCCAACCTGAAGTTGGGTTCCGGAGTTGCACCCGCTGTCAAGATGTTGCAAAAGGGGCTGATCGTTGGATTGGGCACTGACGGTGCCGCATCCAACAATAATCTGGATATGTTTGAAGAGATGCGGCAAGCTGCCATGCTTCACAAGGGGGTCAATCTGGATCCCATTGCCGTCTCCGCTTATAAAGCTTTGGAGATGGCCACAAAAGACGGAGCCAAGGCGCTGTTCTTGGAAGACCGTCTGGGCACGGTCCAATCAGGAGCCCTTGCCGATTTGATCATGCTTGATTTTAACCGTCCGTATTATTATCCGCGGCATAATGTTATTGCACATCTTGTTTACGCCGGACAATCGGGAGACGTGACGGACGTAATCGTTGATGGGCAGCTGTTGGTGGAAAACCGCCGTGTGTTGACCATGGATGAAGAGAGGATTTACAGGGAAGTGGAAGCCGTCTGCGAACGGCTGTTCAAGTAA
- a CDS encoding tetratricopeptide repeat protein has translation MFDKPFEQLFQALQRIEKQLATAGDDEKEILREEILALRTVCDRFVEKWLIFEEKVADLSELFGLQIDLTEPYLNPSKPPAKSPSPGKVVPLHPNAAEEQIIRWFRKGLGYMDLLMFPHAINELEKVVNMDGEFSVARLYLALGYLGKREYEKAEGQLALVAADAEDPYILAAVHNTFGHIYAEREDFLRAAEEFKQAAEYSRDFPDVHFNLGACQYNQKLYTDALASFLVSADTNPDDWQTEYIIALIWQRLGSMDKAYEHAAKAYRLNSSDLETMLLYADLLVYRNECKPALTLYEKARKFYPLSPGPLGGIGWLTMREGNYNLAIAYFKKQLSLSPGDNQAQFNLGWAFLMTGEVGKAEQLFKHLLLTEPDLIHARIGMARVLQMLDKQEDAQRLLETVTRAEDPHDRLLGHLQVGRLFMEQGNYESAVDQFSKALQLDNNCVEAWFYKGLAHTGLGEHELAESCWRLCRDCVPAIAGT, from the coding sequence GTGTTTGACAAGCCTTTTGAACAGTTGTTTCAAGCGTTGCAGCGTATCGAAAAACAACTGGCAACAGCGGGAGACGATGAGAAAGAAATTTTGCGCGAGGAGATTCTCGCCCTTCGTACCGTTTGTGATCGGTTTGTTGAGAAATGGTTGATTTTTGAAGAAAAAGTCGCAGATTTATCGGAACTGTTCGGTTTGCAGATTGATCTGACAGAACCGTATTTGAATCCATCCAAGCCTCCTGCAAAATCGCCCTCTCCCGGAAAGGTTGTCCCTTTGCATCCAAATGCGGCGGAGGAACAAATCATCCGCTGGTTTCGCAAAGGTCTCGGTTATATGGATCTCCTGATGTTTCCACATGCCATCAATGAATTGGAAAAGGTCGTCAATATGGACGGTGAGTTTTCTGTTGCAAGGTTGTATCTGGCTCTTGGTTACTTGGGAAAAAGAGAGTATGAGAAAGCGGAAGGGCAATTGGCCCTGGTAGCTGCAGACGCAGAGGACCCGTACATTTTGGCAGCTGTTCACAATACCTTTGGACATATTTATGCGGAACGGGAAGACTTCCTGAGAGCCGCAGAAGAGTTTAAACAAGCGGCAGAATACAGCCGGGACTTTCCTGACGTCCACTTCAATCTTGGGGCCTGTCAGTATAACCAGAAACTCTATACGGATGCTCTGGCTTCCTTCCTTGTGTCGGCGGATACGAACCCTGACGATTGGCAAACGGAATACATAATTGCATTGATCTGGCAAAGACTGGGGAGCATGGACAAGGCTTACGAACATGCTGCGAAGGCATACCGGCTTAATTCCTCCGATCTTGAAACTATGTTGCTTTATGCGGACCTATTGGTCTATCGCAATGAGTGTAAACCTGCTCTCACCCTTTATGAAAAAGCGCGGAAATTTTATCCGTTGTCACCCGGTCCGCTGGGAGGCATAGGCTGGTTAACCATGCGGGAGGGAAACTACAATCTGGCCATTGCATATTTCAAAAAACAGCTCAGCCTGAGTCCAGGCGATAACCAAGCCCAGTTTAATTTGGGGTGGGCGTTCCTGATGACGGGAGAAGTCGGGAAGGCGGAACAGCTGTTCAAACATCTGCTGCTGACCGAACCTGACCTGATTCATGCAAGAATCGGCATGGCTCGTGTATTGCAGATGCTTGACAAACAAGAAGATGCACAAAGGTTGCTCGAGACGGTAACCAGGGCGGAGGACCCGCATGACCGTTTGCTCGGTCACCTACAGGTAGGAAGGCTTTTCATGGAACAAGGGAATTACGAATCTGCGGTTGACCAATTTTCAAAAGCGCTGCAACTTGATAATAATTGTGTTGAAGCATGGTTCTATAAAGGGTTGGCACATACAGGACTTGGGGAGCATGAGCTGGCGGAATCATGCTGGCGATTGTGCAGGGATTGTGTTCCGGCCATTGCCGGAACTTGA
- a CDS encoding ComEC/Rec2 family competence protein, with protein MAFRRGLFWMVLVLIVLAGATMETLLPAVRYFDQTPIGTKFDISDKAVLRFLDVGSGVSAVLRTREGHHLLFDTGVDSSALMILKELAFLKAHRLDFVILTSPNPEHMGGFGILSQSVPIGKVAYPDLSYAEFEPDSYESAKLIPRIRLKADQEYTLGEDLSVKVFHPREPQLGLEGESSLVAQVNYRGTRILFTGDITSRVAEKLSELPVESDILVVPNHAKTGSLSAEFLKKVNPRVAVLTGIQKGGTSPDESIVELLYESWTDVYRTDQFGSVTVVIGHRGYDVLRP; from the coding sequence ATGGCGTTCAGGCGTGGACTGTTCTGGATGGTTTTGGTTCTGATCGTGTTGGCGGGAGCGACTATGGAGACGCTGCTGCCTGCTGTTCGTTATTTTGACCAGACACCCATCGGAACCAAATTCGATATTTCAGACAAGGCGGTGCTTCGCTTTCTGGATGTGGGCAGCGGGGTATCGGCCGTTCTGCGGACGAGGGAAGGACATCATTTGCTGTTTGATACCGGTGTGGATTCCTCGGCGCTGATGATTTTGAAGGAACTTGCTTTTCTCAAGGCACATCGGCTGGATTTTGTCATTTTGACAAGTCCCAATCCGGAGCATATGGGCGGTTTTGGAATCCTCAGCCAATCGGTCCCGATCGGCAAAGTTGCCTATCCCGACCTGTCTTATGCCGAATTTGAACCGGACAGCTATGAATCAGCCAAACTGATACCCAGAATCCGTCTGAAAGCGGATCAGGAATACACCTTGGGTGAAGACTTGTCCGTAAAGGTTTTTCATCCCCGGGAGCCGCAGCTTGGTTTGGAAGGCGAATCTTCCCTGGTAGCCCAGGTCAACTACCGGGGCACTCGAATCCTCTTTACAGGAGACATTACTTCGAGAGTTGCGGAGAAACTCTCGGAACTGCCGGTTGAGAGTGATATTCTGGTTGTTCCGAACCATGCAAAGACTGGCAGTTTGAGTGCTGAGTTCCTTAAAAAGGTGAACCCAAGAGTGGCTGTCTTGACCGGCATTCAAAAAGGCGGGACATCTCCGGACGAAAGCATTGTTGAACTGCTGTACGAAAGCTGGACAGACGTTTATCGGACTGATCAATTTGGATCTGTTACCGTGGTCATCGGGCATAGAGGCTATGACGTACTCAGGCCGTGA
- a CDS encoding YpmA family protein, whose amino-acid sequence METHELEALATVQVETGDNFYKIVDFLNRTLKPYNLVFGLSKEEDNTLWLSVYEATQHPARH is encoded by the coding sequence GTGGAAACGCACGAGCTTGAAGCGCTTGCCACCGTTCAGGTGGAAACAGGGGACAATTTCTATAAAATCGTCGATTTCCTTAACCGGACCCTGAAACCGTACAATCTGGTATTTGGTCTCTCCAAGGAAGAGGACAACACACTTTGGCTGTCTGTTTATGAAGCAACCCAGCATCCCGCGCGTCACTAA